In Desulfocurvus vexinensis DSM 17965, a single window of DNA contains:
- a CDS encoding MFS transporter, which yields MQTTAPFTLLCSVGFLARFSYALARNPVLPLFALALGAGPQAIGLAVGISTVTGILFKLPAGALSDIVGRRRTMLAGLVVFGLAPLAYLFVTDYGQLVAVRFLHGFATAIYGPVAMAVVADVAGARKGELLSWFSSVGIIGGLLGAPVGGLALSLAALPGGGYAPWAFPAVYGLCALTGLAALLLGLRTLFVDEVAQQGSFRERLRTFWSGIREVISDRRVVAVSAAEGVQNMAMGALEAFLPIYAVTVAGLSAFQAGLLWAAQIVVTVLAKPLMGRLSDRIGRRVLIVAGLLCCALPFAAIPWLAGFTALMAACLVFGLGEALVTSSSAAMVADLCKARRFGTAMGVFGTIFDVGHAAGPIVSGLLVAALGYGAAFAIIAALLLLAVPWFLAATRPGGAPAA from the coding sequence ATGCAGACGACCGCACCCTTCACGCTGCTGTGCTCCGTGGGCTTTCTGGCCCGGTTTTCCTACGCCCTGGCCCGCAACCCCGTGCTGCCGCTGTTCGCCCTGGCCCTGGGCGCAGGGCCGCAGGCCATCGGCCTGGCCGTGGGCATCTCCACGGTCACGGGCATCCTCTTCAAGCTGCCCGCCGGGGCCCTTTCGGACATCGTCGGGCGCAGGCGGACCATGCTCGCCGGGCTGGTGGTCTTCGGGCTTGCCCCCCTGGCCTATTTGTTCGTCACCGACTACGGGCAGCTGGTGGCCGTGCGCTTCCTGCACGGGTTCGCCACGGCCATCTACGGGCCGGTGGCCATGGCCGTGGTGGCCGATGTCGCTGGGGCCCGCAAGGGGGAGCTGCTTTCCTGGTTCTCGTCGGTGGGCATCATCGGCGGGCTGCTGGGGGCGCCTGTGGGCGGGCTGGCGCTGTCGCTGGCGGCCCTGCCCGGGGGCGGCTACGCGCCCTGGGCGTTTCCGGCGGTCTACGGCCTGTGCGCCCTGACGGGCCTGGCCGCGCTGCTTCTGGGCCTGCGCACGCTGTTCGTGGACGAGGTCGCGCAGCAGGGCAGCTTCCGGGAGCGCCTGCGGACGTTTTGGTCCGGCATCCGCGAGGTGATTTCCGACCGGCGGGTGGTGGCGGTCTCCGCCGCCGAGGGCGTGCAGAACATGGCCATGGGCGCGCTGGAAGCCTTCCTGCCCATCTACGCGGTGACCGTGGCCGGATTGTCCGCCTTCCAGGCCGGCCTGCTCTGGGCGGCGCAGATCGTGGTGACCGTCCTGGCCAAGCCGTTGATGGGCAGGCTCTCCGACCGCATTGGCCGCCGGGTGCTTATCGTCGCGGGGCTGCTGTGCTGCGCGTTGCCCTTCGCCGCCATCCCCTGGCTCGCGGGGTTCACGGCGCTCATGGCCGCCTGCCTGGTCTTCGGCCTTGGCGAGGCGCTGGTGACCAGCTCCTCGGCGGCCATGGTCGCCGATCTGTGCAAGGCCCGCCGCTTCGGCACGGCCATGGGCGTGTTCGGAACCATCTTCGACGTGGGGCACGCGGCGGGGCCCATTGTTTCCGGCCTGCTCGTCGCTGCCCTGGGCTACGGGGCCGCCTTTGCCATCATTGCCGCCCTGCTGCTGCTGGCCGTGCCCTGGTTCCTGGCCGCAACGCGCCCGGGCGGGGCCCCGGCGGCATGA
- a CDS encoding HD domain-containing protein yields MRYEIAPRDIALLRASGLPQEDVGHSVGVARIVATLLEEMPPAALAGLDGELAVRAALFHDLGKTVTTGILHGEEGARIGRGLGLPEGVLAVMVKHVRAGVPAQQAASYGLPPGDRRVTRLEEALAIYADKLADIVEEPGLAAGLADARRRFADILATRADLAKDAATRERYLALAQTVETAIRPG; encoded by the coding sequence ATGCGTTACGAAATCGCACCCCGGGATATCGCCCTGCTGCGGGCCAGCGGCCTGCCGCAGGAGGACGTGGGGCACAGCGTAGGCGTCGCCCGCATCGTCGCAACCCTGCTGGAGGAGATGCCTCCCGCCGCCCTGGCCGGGCTTGACGGGGAGCTGGCCGTGCGCGCCGCCCTGTTCCACGACCTGGGCAAGACCGTGACGACCGGCATCCTGCACGGCGAGGAAGGCGCGCGCATCGGCCGGGGCCTGGGGCTGCCGGAGGGAGTGCTGGCCGTCATGGTCAAGCATGTGCGCGCGGGTGTTCCTGCACAGCAGGCCGCGAGCTATGGCCTGCCCCCCGGCGACCGCCGGGTGACCCGCCTGGAGGAGGCCCTGGCCATCTACGCGGACAAGCTCGCGGACATTGTGGAGGAGCCCGGGCTGGCGGCGGGGCTGGCCGATGCGCGGCGCCGTTTCGCGGACATCCTGGCCACCCGGGCGGACCTGGCCAAGGACGCCGCCACCCGCGAGCGCTATCTGGCCCTGGCGCAAACCGTGGAGACGGCCATCCGGCCGGGGTAA
- the ettA gene encoding energy-dependent translational throttle protein EttA — MSDAPDKIIYSMYRVSKHHQQRPVLKDISLSYFYGAKIGVLGLNGSGKSSLLKILAGVDRDFEGKTDIVPGYTIGYLEQEPLVGEDKTVIEVVREGVQEIVDLLAEFEAINARFAEPMDDDQMQKLLDKQAAVQDKLDACGAWDLDSRLDQAMDALRCPPPDTPVGVISGGERRRVALCRLLLRAPDILLLDEPTNHLDAESVAWLEQHLQRYAGTVIAVTHDRYFLDNVAGWILELDRGRGIPWKGNYTSWLEQKEKRLANEEKSEDQRRKTLQKELEWIRTAPKGRHAKSKARVARYDELVSQERQKLAKDLEIYIPAGPRLGKSVIELDGVTKSFGDRLLMDGLTLAVPPGAIVGVIGGNGAGKTTLFRMITGQEQPDAGSVKLGESVKLSYVDQSRDALDADKTVFEVIADGRDLIDLGGREVNSRAYIGRFNLTGADQQKKVGVLSGGERNRVHLARMLKEGGNVLLLDEPTNDLDVNTLRALEEALLNFGGCAMVISHDRWFLDRIATHMLAFEGDSQVVWFDGNYSDYEEDRKRRLGKEADQPHRVKYRRLTR, encoded by the coding sequence ATGAGCGACGCACCTGACAAGATCATCTATTCCATGTACCGGGTCAGCAAGCACCACCAGCAGCGGCCCGTGCTCAAGGACATCTCCCTGTCCTACTTCTACGGCGCCAAGATCGGCGTGCTCGGCCTGAACGGCTCGGGCAAGAGCTCGCTGCTCAAGATCCTGGCCGGGGTGGACAGGGACTTCGAGGGCAAGACCGACATCGTCCCCGGCTACACCATCGGCTACCTGGAGCAGGAGCCCCTGGTGGGCGAGGACAAGACCGTCATTGAGGTCGTGCGCGAGGGCGTGCAGGAGATCGTGGACCTGCTGGCCGAGTTCGAGGCCATCAACGCCCGCTTCGCCGAGCCCATGGACGACGACCAGATGCAGAAGCTGCTGGACAAGCAGGCCGCCGTGCAGGACAAGCTCGACGCCTGCGGCGCGTGGGACCTGGACTCGCGCCTGGACCAGGCCATGGACGCCCTGCGCTGCCCCCCACCCGACACGCCCGTGGGCGTGATCTCCGGCGGCGAGCGGCGCCGCGTGGCCCTGTGCCGCCTGTTGCTGCGCGCGCCGGACATCCTGCTGCTGGACGAGCCCACCAACCACCTGGACGCCGAGTCCGTGGCCTGGCTGGAGCAGCACCTGCAGCGCTACGCGGGCACGGTCATCGCCGTGACCCACGACCGCTACTTCCTGGACAACGTGGCCGGGTGGATCCTGGAGCTGGACCGCGGCCGGGGTATCCCCTGGAAGGGCAACTACACCTCCTGGCTGGAGCAGAAGGAAAAGCGCCTGGCCAACGAGGAAAAAAGCGAGGACCAGCGCCGCAAGACCCTGCAAAAGGAGCTGGAGTGGATCCGCACCGCGCCCAAGGGTCGCCACGCCAAGAGCAAGGCCCGCGTGGCCCGCTATGACGAGCTGGTCTCCCAGGAGCGCCAGAAGCTGGCCAAGGACCTGGAAATCTACATCCCCGCCGGGCCGCGCCTGGGCAAGAGCGTCATCGAGCTGGACGGCGTGACCAAGAGCTTCGGCGACCGCCTGCTCATGGACGGCCTGACCCTGGCCGTGCCCCCGGGCGCCATCGTCGGCGTCATCGGTGGCAACGGCGCGGGCAAGACGACCCTGTTCCGCATGATCACCGGCCAGGAGCAGCCCGACGCGGGCAGCGTGAAGCTCGGCGAGAGCGTCAAGCTGTCCTACGTGGACCAGAGCCGCGACGCCCTGGACGCGGACAAGACCGTCTTCGAGGTCATCGCCGACGGGCGCGACCTCATCGACCTGGGCGGGCGCGAGGTCAACTCCCGGGCCTACATCGGGCGCTTCAACCTGACGGGCGCGGACCAGCAGAAGAAGGTCGGCGTGCTCTCCGGCGGCGAGCGCAACCGCGTGCACCTGGCGCGGATGCTCAAGGAGGGCGGCAACGTCCTCTTGCTGGACGAGCCGACCAACGACCTGGACGTGAACACCCTGCGCGCCCTGGAAGAGGCCCTGCTGAACTTCGGCGGCTGCGCCATGGTCATCAGCCACGACCGCTGGTTCCTGGACCGCATCGCCACGCATATGCTGGCCTTCGAGGGCGACAGCCAGGTGGTCTGGTTCGACGGCAACTACTCGGACTACGAGGAAGACCGCAAGCGCCGCCTGGGCAAGGAGGCCGACCAGCCCCACCGCGTGAAGTACCGCCGCCTGACCCGCTAG
- a CDS encoding manganese efflux pump MntP family protein, translating into MQPLELLLTAIALAMDAFAVAIATGVALRCASLRQTLRLAWHFGLFQALMPICGWLLGATVRHWVEAWAHWLAFGLLAYIGSKMIVEALRDQGDDRAACDPTRGLTLVLLSVATSIDALAVGLSLSVLGISVWWPALVIGAVALAFTALGMRLGRTVARARSIGQLAEVLGGVVLVGIGVKILADHGALPFF; encoded by the coding sequence ATGCAACCCCTGGAACTGCTGCTCACCGCCATCGCCCTGGCCATGGACGCCTTTGCCGTGGCCATCGCCACCGGGGTGGCCCTGCGCTGCGCCAGCCTGCGCCAGACCCTGCGCCTGGCCTGGCACTTCGGGCTGTTCCAGGCGCTGATGCCCATCTGCGGCTGGCTGCTGGGCGCCACGGTGCGCCACTGGGTCGAGGCCTGGGCGCACTGGCTGGCCTTCGGGCTTTTGGCCTACATCGGCTCGAAGATGATCGTCGAGGCCCTGCGCGACCAGGGCGACGACCGCGCCGCCTGCGACCCCACCCGGGGCCTGACCCTGGTCCTGCTCTCGGTGGCCACGAGCATCGACGCCCTGGCCGTGGGTCTGTCGCTGTCGGTGCTGGGCATCTCCGTATGGTGGCCGGCGCTGGTTATCGGCGCGGTGGCCCTGGCCTTCACAGCCCTGGGCATGCGCCTGGGGCGGACCGTGGCCCGCGCGCGCAGCATCGGCCAGCTGGCCGAGGTGCTCGGCGGGGTGGTCCTGGTGGGCATCGGGGTCAAGATCCTGGCCGACCACGGCGCCCTGCCCTTTTTCTAG
- a CDS encoding catalase, which translates to MTKKGKTLTGAFGRPVANDLNSETAGAKGPVLMQDVHLLEKLSHFDRERIPERVVHAKGAGAYGYFEVTADVTPYTRAAFLSKVGKRTEVFARFSTVGGEKGSADAERDPRGFAVKFYTEQGNYDMVGNNTPVFFIRDPLKFPDFIHTQKRNPGTNLKDPDMFWDFLSLTPESIHQVTILFSDRGTPATYRHMNGYSSHTYRWYNAKGETFWVQYHFKTDQGIRNLTGPEAHAMCGADPDHATRDLHAAIARGEFPSWTLEMQILTPAQARDLRWDIFDITKVWPHGEVPPMTVGKLVLDRNPVNYFAEVEQAAFNPSNFVPGIGPSPDKMLQGRLFSYHDTHLHRLGGNYHLIPVNAPKAAPEASYQRDGAMRTDNGGGAGPNYWPNSFGAPAPDPAMAEPPLPIEGPAARHAYELTDDDFVQAGTLYATVMTEADRASLVANIVGHLGGAQKRLQLRQAALFLKANEDYGTRVAKGLGLDLAQVRKLAAMTQDKRVAATAS; encoded by the coding sequence ATGACCAAGAAGGGCAAGACGCTTACGGGCGCCTTCGGAAGGCCCGTGGCCAACGATCTCAATTCCGAAACCGCCGGTGCCAAGGGCCCGGTGCTGATGCAGGACGTGCATCTGCTGGAAAAACTCTCGCACTTCGACCGCGAGCGCATCCCCGAGCGCGTGGTCCACGCCAAGGGTGCCGGGGCCTACGGGTACTTCGAGGTCACCGCCGACGTGACGCCGTATACCCGGGCGGCGTTCCTCTCCAAGGTCGGCAAGCGCACCGAGGTCTTCGCGCGCTTTTCCACCGTGGGCGGCGAGAAGGGCTCCGCCGACGCCGAGCGCGACCCGCGCGGCTTCGCCGTGAAGTTCTACACCGAGCAAGGCAACTACGACATGGTGGGCAACAACACCCCCGTGTTCTTCATCCGCGATCCGCTCAAATTCCCGGACTTCATCCACACCCAGAAGCGCAACCCCGGCACCAACCTCAAGGACCCTGACATGTTCTGGGACTTCCTGTCCCTGACGCCGGAGTCCATCCACCAGGTGACCATCCTGTTCTCCGACCGGGGCACCCCGGCCACCTACCGGCATATGAACGGCTATTCCAGCCACACCTACCGCTGGTACAACGCCAAGGGCGAGACCTTCTGGGTCCAGTACCACTTCAAGACCGACCAGGGCATCCGCAACCTGACCGGGCCCGAGGCCCACGCCATGTGCGGGGCCGACCCCGACCACGCCACCCGCGACCTGCACGCGGCCATCGCGCGCGGCGAGTTCCCCTCCTGGACCCTGGAAATGCAGATCCTGACCCCGGCCCAGGCCCGCGACCTGCGCTGGGACATCTTCGACATCACCAAGGTCTGGCCCCATGGCGAGGTGCCGCCCATGACCGTGGGCAAGCTGGTGCTCGACCGCAACCCGGTGAACTACTTCGCCGAGGTGGAGCAGGCGGCCTTCAACCCCAGCAACTTCGTGCCCGGCATCGGCCCCTCGCCGGACAAGATGCTCCAGGGCCGCCTGTTCTCGTACCACGACACGCACCTGCACCGCCTGGGGGGCAACTACCACCTCATCCCCGTGAACGCACCGAAGGCCGCACCCGAGGCCAGCTACCAGCGCGACGGCGCCATGCGCACCGACAACGGCGGCGGCGCGGGCCCCAACTACTGGCCCAACAGCTTCGGCGCCCCGGCGCCGGACCCGGCCATGGCCGAGCCGCCCCTGCCCATCGAGGGCCCGGCGGCGCGCCACGCCTACGAGCTGACGGATGACGACTTCGTCCAGGCGGGCACGCTGTACGCCACGGTCATGACCGAGGCGGACCGCGCGAGCCTCGTGGCCAATATCGTCGGCCACCTGGGCGGCGCCCAGAAGCGCCTGCAACTGCGCCAGGCCGCCCTGTTCCTCAAGGCCAACGAGGACTACGGCACCCGCGTGGCCAAGGGCCTGGGCCTGGACCTGGCCCAGGTGCGCAAGCTGGCCGCCATGACCCAGGACAAGCGCGTGGCCGCCACGGCCTCCTGA
- a CDS encoding helix-turn-helix transcriptional regulator, with product MTATTQCISPRDLASMLQVPLGTVYRLIKSDAMRDGKLPQGIRIGRRWVWRLSDVESWLDSRVKDQDRPRVYQKRKGSTDGKRTGRPRKADQIRQRAN from the coding sequence ATGACCGCAACCACCCAGTGTATCAGCCCGCGAGATCTCGCTTCGATGCTCCAGGTGCCGCTCGGCACCGTGTATCGGCTGATCAAATCCGACGCCATGCGAGACGGCAAACTCCCACAAGGAATTCGAATAGGCCGCAGATGGGTCTGGAGGCTCTCGGACGTAGAGTCCTGGCTGGACTCTCGCGTCAAAGACCAAGATCGCCCCCGGGTGTATCAAAAGCGCAAGGGCTCCACCGATGGAAAGCGCACAGGACGCCCACGCAAGGCCGATCAGATTCGACAACGCGCGAACTAA
- a CDS encoding helix-turn-helix domain-containing protein, translating to MKEIGETVARLRRAKKWSQSELAERAQVSRSFLSTLERGVATDAGVRKVDRILGLFGYCLVAKPQAAPPTLEDLQRAQEDEHA from the coding sequence ATGAAGGAAATCGGAGAAACTGTCGCCCGATTGCGGCGCGCTAAAAAATGGAGCCAGAGCGAACTCGCCGAGCGGGCGCAGGTTTCGCGTTCGTTTTTGAGCACCCTGGAGCGAGGCGTGGCGACCGATGCCGGGGTGCGAAAAGTCGATCGGATACTTGGGTTGTTCGGCTATTGCCTCGTGGCGAAGCCTCAGGCTGCACCTCCAACGTTGGAGGACTTGCAACGCGCCCAGGAGGACGAACATGCTTGA
- a CDS encoding type II toxin-antitoxin system HipA family toxin has protein sequence MLEVRSAGRSAGRLNRTAQQKFAFTYLADAPAEAAVSLTMPVRPESWLSMWGIHPIFQMNLPEGALRLHLATLLAKALPDFDDLELLRVTGWSQIGRLSYGTPGDSPGEAPRPVSVEEILTYDGAEDLFRELLERFAPTSGISGVQPKVLIRSEEGRKLSPDHKVSLLAPSHVVKTWDATYPELALNEHFCLLAAAHAGLAVPIWEVSENSRFLVVERFDLDDAGNYLGFEDLCVLSGVGTDGKYKGSYEQIAKTLKDFIEPGAQGQALRDFFKMVALAVGLRNGDAHRKNFGLLYASPISRQGVLAPAFDQVTTTAYLPNDVMALTLKGSKKWPNRKSLIGFAVEACGLAPSMAVKALEEVENGILHAREALREKVQAGDSFSTVGHLMLAAWDQGLAALAD, from the coding sequence ATGCTTGAAGTTCGTAGCGCTGGGCGTTCTGCTGGCCGACTGAATCGGACGGCGCAGCAGAAGTTTGCGTTCACGTATCTGGCGGACGCCCCTGCCGAGGCCGCAGTGTCTCTCACAATGCCGGTGCGCCCCGAAAGCTGGCTTTCCATGTGGGGCATTCATCCCATTTTCCAAATGAACCTTCCCGAGGGTGCGTTGCGGCTTCACCTTGCAACACTCCTGGCGAAGGCTCTCCCAGATTTTGATGATCTGGAGCTTCTGCGTGTGACCGGCTGGTCTCAGATCGGCCGACTGAGCTACGGAACCCCAGGAGACAGCCCTGGAGAAGCCCCCCGGCCCGTCAGCGTGGAGGAGATTTTGACCTACGACGGGGCTGAAGATCTTTTTCGCGAACTGCTGGAGCGGTTTGCGCCCACATCAGGGATTTCTGGCGTGCAACCCAAGGTGCTTATTCGTTCAGAGGAGGGCCGAAAGCTCTCGCCGGATCACAAGGTGTCGCTGCTGGCACCTTCGCATGTGGTCAAGACATGGGACGCGACCTATCCCGAATTGGCGCTCAATGAACATTTCTGCCTTCTGGCCGCCGCTCACGCAGGCTTGGCGGTCCCGATCTGGGAGGTTTCGGAGAACAGTCGTTTCCTGGTCGTGGAGCGCTTCGATCTGGATGATGCGGGCAACTATTTGGGCTTCGAAGACCTCTGTGTGCTCAGTGGTGTCGGTACGGACGGGAAGTACAAAGGGAGCTATGAGCAAATCGCGAAGACCTTGAAGGATTTCATCGAGCCTGGGGCCCAGGGCCAAGCCTTGCGAGATTTTTTCAAGATGGTCGCCCTGGCGGTCGGGCTTCGTAACGGAGATGCCCACAGGAAGAATTTTGGATTGCTCTACGCCTCTCCAATCTCGCGGCAAGGAGTACTCGCACCGGCATTCGACCAGGTGACGACAACGGCGTACCTCCCCAACGACGTCATGGCCCTGACCCTGAAAGGATCGAAGAAATGGCCGAACCGTAAGTCCTTGATCGGCTTTGCCGTTGAGGCTTGCGGTCTGGCGCCTTCAATGGCTGTAAAGGCGCTGGAAGAAGTCGAGAATGGGATTCTGCATGCCCGTGAGGCCCTGCGCGAGAAGGTCCAGGCCGGAGATTCCTTTTCAACAGTCGGCCACTTGATGCTGGCGGCCTGGGACCAGGGGCTGGCAGCGCTGGCCGACTGA
- a CDS encoding helix-turn-helix transcriptional regulator, giving the protein MPAKLAPYSSPSQKVLGLYCLLMFTGRRFTLPQLSRELHCSKQTVMRMVEQIDRSFGGEVQSGLEKGKRIYWMPNPKASPRTTLSAEEIQQLELCRTMVLHLLPEGIGEQVRRAVAKASTLLADRDERDKAFTPLAVAEFKGRIDYTPHQEHITALIRGIQDKRTCEITYHAPNNPEPRTYAFAPRQLVSYREALYVTGWRVADRGAADPLRSIMLAVHRLQGVRVQNRAFDIEPDAESKAELFGLMVQEPFRSKVKFEKDVAAYVLERLWSEDQAITKYKNGRVLLEFTARSMPEVVSWVLSFGSKAKALAPRELVAQVTEEVRELGKTYE; this is encoded by the coding sequence ATGCCAGCCAAACTCGCTCCGTACAGCTCCCCTTCGCAAAAGGTCCTCGGTCTCTACTGCCTGCTGATGTTCACGGGCAGAAGGTTCACGCTGCCGCAGCTTTCGCGGGAGCTGCATTGCTCGAAACAGACCGTCATGCGGATGGTCGAGCAGATAGACCGCAGTTTCGGTGGGGAAGTACAAAGCGGCCTCGAAAAAGGCAAAAGGATCTACTGGATGCCGAATCCCAAGGCATCGCCCAGGACGACCCTCAGCGCCGAGGAGATCCAGCAGTTGGAGCTCTGCCGGACGATGGTGCTGCACCTCCTGCCGGAAGGGATTGGCGAACAGGTCCGCCGTGCCGTGGCCAAGGCTTCGACCCTGCTCGCCGATCGGGACGAACGGGACAAGGCCTTCACCCCCTTGGCCGTCGCTGAGTTCAAGGGGCGCATCGACTACACTCCGCATCAGGAGCACATCACGGCGCTCATAAGGGGCATCCAGGACAAGCGGACGTGCGAAATCACGTACCACGCACCAAACAACCCGGAGCCGAGAACCTACGCCTTCGCCCCGCGACAGCTCGTTTCGTATCGGGAGGCCCTGTATGTGACAGGATGGCGTGTAGCGGACAGGGGCGCCGCCGATCCCCTGCGTTCGATCATGCTCGCCGTGCATCGGCTGCAGGGCGTCCGGGTGCAGAACAGGGCTTTCGACATCGAACCCGATGCCGAGAGCAAGGCGGAATTGTTCGGGCTGATGGTACAGGAGCCGTTTCGGAGCAAGGTGAAATTCGAGAAGGATGTGGCCGCCTACGTATTGGAGCGTCTGTGGAGCGAGGATCAGGCGATTACGAAATACAAGAACGGGAGGGTGTTGTTGGAGTTTACCGCCCGTAGCATGCCCGAAGTGGTCTCCTGGGTGCTCAGTTTCGGTTCCAAGGCAAAGGCATTGGCCCCTAGGGAATTGGTGGCCCAAGTGACCGAGGAGGTTCGCGAACTCGGCAAGACTTACGAATGA